In Desulforegula conservatrix Mb1Pa, one DNA window encodes the following:
- a CDS encoding glycosyltransferase family 39 protein — protein MKNSLFDNKNIFLFFSILLYALLFITIILMASTPPVDRDALTHHLAIPKLYIEHGGIYEIPDIEFSYYPQLLELIYAIPLFFGNDIIPKYIHFGMALFSSFFVYKILRQRASLYAACAGALFFLSLPVIVKLSVTVYVDLGLIFFSFLSLYYLIKWQRLEKLRYLVFSALSCGFAMSCKYNGLIVFMLMMFAVIWLSEKKVAKSKFVIERACLFCIVAIIIFSPWLVKNYLWTKNPVYPLYNSLFNPSDSHTGLAGGESVKKSHFYYRRVVHGESFFETITTPVRIFFQGRDDDPKYFDGRLNPFLFFLPIISMIVEVVRYMKKKLPDHEKILLFSFAWAYIIFVYVQTDMRIRWIGPAIAPLTVLSFIGLGELWQIIKKKFGCSGLTIKSAFAIIIIAMFSMNYNYFFELYKKIDPIPYLSGKISRGEYIQNQRPEYSAYQYINQKVDRNAKIFGLFVGNRRYYCDRPMVTDENVFRKFTNNANSAKDIFNNLTNIRITHFVVGEELYSSWLSGVFDDDHQKIILDFWRLHARLIFRAYGYSVYEIIK, from the coding sequence ATGAAGAATAGCCTTTTTGATAATAAAAATATATTTCTCTTTTTTTCTATTTTACTGTACGCACTTTTATTTATTACCATCATTTTAATGGCTTCAACGCCTCCTGTTGACAGGGATGCCTTAACCCATCATCTCGCCATTCCCAAACTTTATATAGAGCATGGCGGTATATATGAAATTCCTGATATTGAATTTTCATATTACCCCCAGCTCCTGGAGCTTATTTACGCAATCCCTTTGTTTTTCGGCAATGATATTATACCAAAATACATTCATTTTGGAATGGCTCTGTTTTCATCATTTTTTGTTTATAAGATCCTGAGGCAAAGAGCATCTTTATATGCTGCCTGTGCAGGCGCATTGTTTTTTCTGTCTCTGCCTGTAATTGTAAAGTTGTCAGTAACTGTATATGTTGATCTAGGCCTGATTTTTTTTTCTTTTTTATCATTATACTATCTTATTAAATGGCAAAGATTAGAAAAACTCCGATATCTTGTTTTTTCTGCCTTGTCATGCGGCTTTGCCATGAGCTGCAAATACAACGGCCTGATTGTGTTTATGCTTATGATGTTTGCTGTTATCTGGCTTTCAGAAAAGAAAGTTGCGAAGTCAAAATTTGTCATAGAGCGAGCCTGCCTTTTTTGCATTGTTGCGATTATAATTTTTTCCCCCTGGCTTGTAAAAAATTACTTGTGGACCAAAAATCCAGTTTATCCTCTGTATAACTCTCTTTTCAATCCTTCAGATAGCCATACGGGACTTGCTGGCGGGGAATCAGTCAAAAAAAGCCATTTTTACTACCGCAGGGTGGTTCATGGCGAGAGTTTTTTTGAAACAATAACAACTCCTGTCCGTATTTTTTTTCAGGGCAGAGACGATGATCCAAAATATTTTGATGGCCGACTGAATCCTTTTCTTTTTTTTCTTCCAATAATCTCAATGATTGTAGAAGTTGTCAGGTACATGAAGAAAAAGCTTCCTGATCATGAAAAAATTCTGCTTTTTTCATTTGCATGGGCTTATATCATTTTTGTCTATGTTCAGACAGATATGCGCATTAGGTGGATTGGACCAGCCATTGCCCCCTTAACTGTTCTCTCTTTTATCGGGCTTGGGGAATTATGGCAGATAATTAAAAAAAAATTTGGTTGTTCAGGGTTAACCATTAAATCAGCCTTTGCAATTATTATCATTGCTATGTTTTCGATGAATTATAATTATTTTTTCGAGCTGTATAAAAAAATTGATCCTATACCGTATCTTTCAGGAAAAATTTCGCGGGGTGAATATATTCAGAATCAAAGGCCAGAATATTCAGCGTATCAATATATTAATCAGAAAGTTGACCGGAATGCCAAAATTTTTGGCCTTTTTGTAGGAAACAGAAGATATTACTGTGACCGTCCGATGGTAACTGATGAGAATGTTTTTAGGAAATTTACAAATAATGCTAACAGTGCTAAAGACATATTTAATAATCTGACTAATATCAGGATAACACATTTTGTTGTAGGTGAAGAACTCTACTCGTCATGGTTAAGCGGTGTATTTGATGATGATCACCAGAAAATAATTTTAGATTTCTGGAGGCTTCATGCCAGACTGATATTCAGGGCCTACGGGTATTCAGTTTATGAGATTATAAAGTAA